A region of Arabidopsis thaliana chromosome 5, partial sequence DNA encodes the following proteins:
- a CDS encoding F-box SKIP23-like protein (DUF295) (Protein of unknown function (DUF295); CONTAINS InterPro DOMAIN/s: Protein of unknown function DUF295 (InterPro:IPR005174); BEST Arabidopsis thaliana protein match is: F-box family protein with a domain of unknown function (DUF295) (TAIR:AT2G26160.1); Has 30201 Blast hits to 17322 proteins in 780 species: Archae - 12; Bacteria - 1396; Metazoa - 17338; Fungi - 3422; Plants - 5037; Viruses - 0; Other Eukaryotes - 2996 (source: NCBI BLink).), whose amino-acid sequence MALPSSSWSEFLPELLNTVFHNLNDARDILNCATVCSSWKDSSSAVYYSRTFSPFLFISHLSSNEEIRFSDQFRVLSPGKLGFSGNQQAWVCGSTLGFLLTKPVTKSVTSLPPLISFEDVQRLLQSQAIIPDSEALKNFIKKAVSSTSLLDDEWVVLVIYNTDRKLAFCRRGDKQWTDLESVASSVDDIVFCNGVFFAIDRLGEIYHCELSANNPKATPLCSTSPFRYDSCKKYLAESDYDELWVVLKKLELNDDCDFETSFEIYEFNRETNEWTKVMSLRGKALFLSPQGRCIAVLAGERGFFKDNSVYFIDGDDPSVGGSGPQNLSVFEWESKQIMKIYQPRSWNCQMFWVTPTDVPQ is encoded by the exons ATGGCTCTACCTTCTTCGTCGTGGTCAGAGTTTCTTCCGGAGCTTCTCAACACTGTATTCCACAACCTAAACGACGCCAGAGACATTCTAAACTGTGCCACGGTCTGTTCTTCTTGGAAGGATTCTTCTTCGGCCGTATACTACAGCCGGAcgttttctccttttctgtttatttCCCATCTCTCTTCCAATGAAGAAATCCGATTCTCCGACCAGTTTAGAGTTTTGTCTCCGGGAAAGTTGGGTTTCTCAGGGAACCAACAAGCGTGGGTTTGTGGCAGTACACTAGGGTTTTTGTTGACG AAACCCGTTACCAAAAGCGTTACTTCTCTGCCTCCTTTGATATCTTTTGAGGATGTTCAGCGGTTGCTTCAGTCTCAAGCCATCATTCCAGACTCTGAAGCCCTAAAGAACTTTATAAAGAAAGCAGTCTCTTCAACGAGTCTATTAGACGATGAATGGGTTGTGCTCGTAATCTACAACACTGATAGGAAGCTAGCGTTCTGCAGACGCGGAGATAAACAATGGACGGATTTGGAGTCTGTTGCCTCTTCTGTCGATGACATTGTGTTCTGCAATGGCGTCTTCTTTGCCATCGACAGACTCGGAGAGATATATCACTGTGAGCTTAGTGCTAACAACCCAAAAGCTACTCCTTTATGCAGCACCTCGCCGTTTCGGTACGACTCTTGCAAGAAATACTTGGCAGAGTCGGATTACGACGAACTGTGGGTGGTCCTAAAGAAGCTGGAGCTTAACGACGATTGTGATTTCGAAACCTCTTTCGAGATTTACGAATTCAATCGCGAGACTAACGAATGGACAAAGGTGATGAGCTTGAGAGGAAAAGCTTTGTTCTTGAGCCCTCAAGGTAGATGTATAGCTGTTTTAGCAGGTGAGAGAGGATTTTTCAAAGACAACTCAGTTTATTTCATTGATGGTGATGATCCAAGTGTAGGAGGATCAGGGCCTCAGAATCTGAGCGTTTTTGAATGGGAGAGTAAGCAAATCATGAAAATTTACCAGCCAAGATCTTGGAATTGTCAGATGTTTTGGGTCACACCAACAGACGTTCCTCAGTGA
- the SUMO2 gene encoding small ubiquitin-like modifier 2 (small ubiquitin-like modifier 2 (SUMO2); CONTAINS InterPro DOMAIN/s: Ubiquitin (InterPro:IPR000626), Ubiquitin supergroup (InterPro:IPR019955); BEST Arabidopsis thaliana protein match is: small ubiquitin-like modifier 1 (TAIR:AT4G26840.1); Has 1807 Blast hits to 1807 proteins in 277 species: Archae - 0; Bacteria - 0; Metazoa - 736; Fungi - 347; Plants - 385; Viruses - 0; Other Eukaryotes - 339 (source: NCBI BLink).) — MSATPEEDKKPDQGAHINLKVKGQDGNEVFFRIKRSTQLKKLMNAYCDRQSVDFNSIAFLFDGRRLRAEQTPDELEMEDGDEIDAMLHQTGGGAKNGLKLFCF; from the exons ATGTCTGCTACTCCggaagaagacaagaagcCTGACCAAGGAGCTCACATCAATCTCAAAGTCAAGGGACAG GATGGTAATGAAGTCTTCTTTAGGATCAAGAGAAGCACTCAGCTCAAAAAACTGATGAATGCTTACTGTGACCGTCAGTCTGTGGATTTCAACTCAAttgctttcttgtttgatGGTCGTCGTCTTCGTGCCGAGCAGACTCCAGATGAG CTTGAAATGGAAGATGGAGATGAGATCGATGCAATGCTTCATCAGACTGGTGGTGGTGCTAAAAATGGCCTGAAGCTCTTCTGCTTTTAG
- the SUMO2 gene encoding small ubiquitin-like modifier 2 (small ubiquitin-like modifier 2 (SUMO2); CONTAINS InterPro DOMAIN/s: Ubiquitin (InterPro:IPR000626), Ubiquitin supergroup (InterPro:IPR019955); BEST Arabidopsis thaliana protein match is: small ubiquitin-like modifier 1 (TAIR:AT4G26840.1); Has 1114 Blast hits to 1111 proteins in 233 species: Archae - 0; Bacteria - 0; Metazoa - 633; Fungi - 141; Plants - 223; Viruses - 1; Other Eukaryotes - 116 (source: NCBI BLink).), protein MSATPEEDKKPDQGAHINLKVKGQAFFVVGTWLVIDTDGNEVFFRIKRSTQLKKLMNAYCDRQSVDFNSIAFLFDGRRLRAEQTPDELEMEDGDEIDAMLHQTGGGAKNGLKLFCF, encoded by the exons ATGTCTGCTACTCCggaagaagacaagaagcCTGACCAAGGAGCTCACATCAATCTCAAAGTCAAGGGACAG GCATTTTTCGTTGTTGGTACTTGGTTGGTTATAGATACA GATGGTAATGAAGTCTTCTTTAGGATCAAGAGAAGCACTCAGCTCAAAAAACTGATGAATGCTTACTGTGACCGTCAGTCTGTGGATTTCAACTCAAttgctttcttgtttgatGGTCGTCGTCTTCGTGCCGAGCAGACTCCAGATGAG CTTGAAATGGAAGATGGAGATGAGATCGATGCAATGCTTCATCAGACTGGTGGTGGTGCTAAAAATGGCCTGAAGCTCTTCTGCTTTTAG